In a single window of the Harpia harpyja isolate bHarHar1 chromosome 3, bHarHar1 primary haplotype, whole genome shotgun sequence genome:
- the BBOF1 gene encoding basal body-orientation factor 1 — MRLPAACLESVRQSFTKENLGDGRRDAPFPNLTTLRAHKSPPLLPVPRRRRARPSGSRGSPPEAGTGGAAAESNGNAAGFSAFEGLTPLPDAFPASHPSGAPSRGAGNRHGPGAEQRGGASAVTGGAVAGETRRSLRRSGCPCSRRPTAAGQAARVSEEKRDEVDAALREAQLAATEASRAEYREATRRLARSNVELPWRQQDAGREAAAAAAAAAMALITKQGQEKAEEIEKLKQELIDLKQQAQEEMKKLADYYAQQIKELEEKFQKKVREIGQIQLEQKLIKEFCRGKASMEKELEDFKDSMEISNRRYQEVVVRLERRFLEEKKRLEEDVEKKQIMMAETAQCEAVLQLNSTGREVFKENVCLHGAFAYQLKETMELQKIKQKLEEDKTVLLQEKETNEGLIRKKILQISRQKAQIGDLQHKVAKLEMALCCMTRQSERETQKTQHQALRENQASMVEIKKLQQLLEMKDREMNRVKKLARNILNERTEVERFFLDALEHVKQEIVSSRKHYKKKAQTAYYRKMMEACAGKEEFPKIKTFKSNINSTNSVYRDLEEAEKCYWEKIQFEKVDISELTWEQKERVLRLLFAKMNGTNPRKYNRVLAISASAPDNTKEESKIGTENASPNLIFITQQANLSDSSSAVILPHIQMLTPQTE; from the exons ATGAGGCTGCCAGCTGCGTGCCTTGAGAGCGTTCGCCAGAGCTTCACCAAGGAGAATTTGGGAGACGGGCGCCGTGACGCCCCTTTTCCAAACCTAACGACCCTCAGGGCC CACAAGTCTCCGCCGCTCCTCCCTGTGCCCCGCCGGCGGCGAGCACGGCCCTCGGGGTCCCGCGGCTCTCCTCCCGAAGCCGGCACCG GCGGCGCCGCGGCGGAGAGTAACGGAAACGCCGCCGGCTTCTCGGCTTTCGAGGGTCTCACGCCGCTCCCTGACGCCTTCCCGGCGTCCCACCCCAGCGGAGCTCCCTCCCGGGGCGCCGGGAACAGGCACGGGCCGGGGGCcgag CAACGGGGCGGGGCCTCCGCCGTAACGGGCGGGGCGGTGGCCGGGGAGACGCGGCGGTCGCTGCGCCGCAGCGGCTGCCCTTGCTCCCGCAGGCCGAcggcggcggggcaggcggcCCGGGTGTCTGAGGAGAAGCGGGACGAGGTCGACGCGGCGCTACGTGAAGCTCAGCTGGCGGCGACCGAGGCGTCCCGGGCCGAGTACCGCGAAGCCACCCGCCGGCTGGCCAGGAGTAACGTGGAGCTGCCGTGGCGGCAGCAGGACgcggggagggaggcggcggcggcggcggccgcggctgcGATGGCCCTCATCACGAAGCAAGGCCAGGAGAAGGCGGAGGAG ATTGAGAAACTGAAGCAGGAGCTGATTGATTTGAAACAGCAAGCACAAGAAGAGATGAAGAAGCTG GCAGACTATTATGCCCAACAAATTAAAGAACTGGaagagaaatttcagaaaaaagtcAGAGAAATTGGCCAAATTCAATtagaacagaaattaataaagGAGTTTTGCAGGGGGAAAGCATCTAtggagaaagagctggaagat TTTAAAGACAGTATGGAGATTTCAAACAGGAGATATCAGGAAGTGGTTGTCAGATTGGAGAGGAGGTTTCTTGAAGAAAAG aaaAGACTAGAAGAAGATGttgagaaaaagcaaataatgatGGCAGAGACCGCCCAGTGTGAGGCTGTTTT GCAGCTGAACAGCACTGGGAGAGAGGTGTTTAAGGAGAATGTTTGTCTTCATGGTGCATTTGCTTACCAGCTGAAAGAGACAATGGAACTGCAGAAAATCAAACAGAAGTTAGAAGAGGACAAAACTGTTCTGTTACAGGAAAAG GAAACCAATGAGGGTTTGATTCGAAAAAAGATCCTACAGATCAGTCGCCAGAAAGCACAGATTGGAGATCTGCAGCATAAAGTGGCAAAGTTGGAGATGGCCTTATGTTGCATGACCAGACAATCTGAGAGAGAGACTCAGAAAACACAGCATCAGGCACTGAGAGAAAACCAGGCAAGCATGGTGGAGATCAAGAAACTGCAGCAATTACTAGAAATGAAGGATCGGGAGATGAACCGAGTGAAGAAACTAGCCCGGAATATCTTAAATGAGAGGACTGAGGTGGAAAGGTTCTTCCTAGATGCTCTGGAACATGTGAAGCAGGAGATCGTATCCAGTAGAAAGCACTATAAGAAAAAGGCCCAAACTGCCTATTACAGAAAAATGATGGAGGCATGTGCAGGGAAGGAAGAATTTCCCAAAATCAAAACATTCAAAAGCAACATAAATAGCACAAATAGTGTGTACAGAGACCTAGAGGAAGCAGAGAAATGCTACTG ggaaaaaatccAGTTTGAAAAAGTGGATATCAGTGAGTTGACATGGGAACAAAAAGAACGTGTTCTGCGATTGCTTTTTGCCAAAATGAATGGCACCAATCCACG GAAATACAACAGAGTTTTGGCTATTTCAGCTTCGGCTCCTGACAATactaaagaagaaagcaaaattgg cacagaaaatgctTCTCCCAACCTAATATTCATTACACAGCAGGCCAACTTATCAGATTCATCATCTGCAGTAATCCTTCCGCATATTCAGATGTTAACACCACAGACAGAGTAA